A genome region from Populus alba chromosome 3, ASM523922v2, whole genome shotgun sequence includes the following:
- the LOC118061333 gene encoding uncharacterized protein, which yields MDAKQVAERPSLGTTQRKSLKRKKSSDKQISRSIKKIRADMVEISEGQKRIREGQKEVREQFQEINKEAAKLKEETDLITKQSAANQLRIDLMFQILRARAENDSAKDAFLTQALRELMAKQDMGKTRVCEQKQGQDK from the exons ATGGATGCAAAACAAGTAGCCGAAAGGCCCTCTCTCGGAACAACTCAAAGGAAGAGTCTG aaaaggaaaaaaagcagTGACAAACAAATAAGTAGAAGCATCAAAAAGATAAGGGCTGATATGGTTGAGATTAGTGAGGGGCAAAAGCGCATACGGGAGGGGCAAAAGGAAGTGAGGGAACAATTTCAGGAGATAAATAAAGAGGCTGCCAAACTAAAAGAGGAAACTGATCTAATCACCAAGCAGAGCGCTGCAAATCAACTCAGGATTGATCTTATGTTTCAAATCCTCAGAGCAAGAGCAGAGAATGATTCTGCCAAGGATGCCTTTCTCACACAAGCCTTGCG GGAGCTAATGGCAAAGCAGGACATGGGCAAAACCAGGGTTTGTGAACAGAAGCAAGGCCAAGATAAATGa